In the genome of Kluyveromyces marxianus DMKU3-1042 DNA, complete genome, chromosome 1, one region contains:
- the ALF1 gene encoding Alf1p — protein sequence MSLATVDITSDLINTQTNVKPNTTWSHFGKLLSELTGVEVDDMKLVINGDTANSKYMNELKDQIVEGVNSIRIIDTNENSVANQLKHDMTQGDVEGVMFQFTKEDYENRKDSVLQWKKENKLGKFDPEYRKKMEEQLELNLKRVESLKNHIGERCRILSTNATNPDSTSQERRGWLRYVGKVREINNTDVWCGIEFDEPVGKNDGSFSGTKYFGPVGKNYGGFVKPITVEVGEQFTPLLDDELALTDEEL from the coding sequence ATGTCACTCGCAACAGTAGATATAACTAGTGATTTGATTAACACACAAACAAATGTTAAACCAAATACAACATGGTCCCATTTTGGAAAGTTATTGAGCGAGTTAACTGgtgttgaagttgatgacATGAAACTAGTTATTAACGGCGACACTGCCAATTCCAAGTACATGAATGAACTTAAGGACCAAATAGTAGAGGGAGTAAACTCTATTCGGATAATTGACACCAATGAAAATAGTGTCGCGAACCAGTTGAAGCATGACATGACCCAGGGAGATGTTGAGGGCGTCATGTTTCAATTCACTAAAGAAGATTATGAAAACAGGAAAGATTCAGTGTTAcaatggaagaaagaaaacaagttAGGAAAGTTCGATCCAGAGTACCGTAAAAAGATGGAAGAACAATTGGAATTAAACCTGAAAAGAGTGGAGTCCTTAAAAAATCATATTGGCGAAAGGTGCAGAATCCTATCGACTAATGCTACAAATCCCGATAGCACGTcacaagaaagaagaggatggCTAAGGTACGTGGGGAAAGTTCgtgaaataaataatacaGACGTGTGGTGCGGCATCGAATTCGATGAGCCTGTTGGCAAAAACGATGGATCGTTTTCGGGAACTAAGTATTTTGGACCTGTAGGCAAAAATTACGGTGGGTTTGTGAAGCCAATTACAGTTGAAGTTGGCGAACAATTTACGCCACTTCTGGATGATGAATTGGCTCTTACGGATGAAGAGTTATGA
- the LSM7 gene encoding Sm-like protein LSM7: MSDSQQQQQQQPKQEHQKKKFEGPKRESIINLSQYKDTIVRVKFAGGRLVTGILKGYDELMNLVLDETVEYARDPEDETVILKDQKKDIGLVVIRGTALLSLCSLEGAEIIST; encoded by the exons ATGAGTGACTCA caacagcagcaacagcaacaaccGAAGCAAGAgcaccagaagaagaagttcgAAGGACCAAAACGTGAGTCTATTATAAACCTATCTCAATACAAAGATACGATTGTTCGTGTCAAGTTTGCTGGCGGAAGACTTGTGACAGGTATTCTAAAGGGCTACGATGAGTTAATGAACTTGGTGCTTGACGAGACTGTAGAGTATGCCAGAGATCCAGAGGATGAAACCGTCATTTTAAAGGACCAAAAAAAGGATATTGGTTTGGTCGTCATTAGAGGCACTGCACTTCTTTCGTTGTGTTCTTTGGAAGGTGCAGAGATCATCAGCACATAA
- the FUR1 gene encoding uracil phosphoribosyltransferase, protein MSSTQPFPNVHLLAQSKQLLGLYTIIRDKETKRSDFIFYSDRIIRLLVEEGLNHLPVTPKTITTDTKQKFEGVSFLGKICGVSIVRAGESMEQGLRDCCRSVRIGKILIQRDEETALPKLFYEKLPDDIADRYVFLLDPMLATGGSAIMATEVLIQRGVLPERIFFLNLICSKEGIDNYHAKFPDVRIVTGAVDAGLDENKYLMPGLGDFGDRYYCI, encoded by the coding sequence ATGAGCTCCACCCAACCATTTCCTAATGTCCATTTGTTGGCACAAAGCAAGCAATTGCTAGGCTTGTACACTATTATCAGAGATAAGGAAACCAAGAGATCAGACTTCATCTTCTACTCTGATAGAATTATCAGATTATTAGTCGAAGAAGGTTTGAACCACTTGCCAGTTACACCAAAGACCATCACTACAGACACCAAGCAAAAATTCGAGGGTGTTTCCTTCTTGGGTAAGATTTGCGGTGTGTCTATCGTTAGAGCTGGTGAATCTATGGAACAAGGTTTAAGAGATTGTTGCAGATCCGTCCGTATCGGTAAGATTTTGATTCAAagagatgaagaaaccGCCCTGCCAAAGTTGTTCTACGAAAAATTGCCAGATGACATTGCTGACAGATAcgtgtttttgttggatcCAATGTTGGCTACTGGTGGTTCCGCTATTATGGCTACTGAGGTTTTAATTCAAAGAGGTGTCTTACCGGAaagaatcttctttttgaacttGATCTGCTCTAAGGAAGGTATTGACAATTATCACGCCAAATTCCCTGATGTCAGAATTGTCACCGGTGCTGTCGATGCTGGTTTGGATGAAAACAAGTACTTAATGCCAGGTTTGGGTGACTTTGGTGACAGATATTACTGCATCTAA
- the ARP1 gene encoding actin-related protein 1, whose translation MKNKKAESANGPNPIVMDSSEEVLYNQPVVIDNGSGLIKAGFGGEDKPKCYEYSLIGKPKYSKVMAGRLDSERFVGNEAQENRGLLKLRRPLEHGVVTDWNGLEELWSYVFEKGLQLKSLQDHPVLVTEAPLNPRKNREKMCELLFETFNVPAVYVSIQAVLSLYASGRTTGCVLDSGDGCSHAVPVYDGYTLPSAIRRIDIAGRDITDLLQVLIRKSTGVSLLSSSEQEIVRIIKEKACYVALNPAEEEKNYQLHGKQTMFRLPDGKQIELDNEKFRAPEILFNPQLVGSEFPSLPDILFESIQKVDLDLRTSLYSNIIFSGGTTMIPGFGDRVLKELKLLCEPQTKIKIFAPPERKYSTWIGGSILSGLSTFKKIWVARKDWEENPGSVHARFL comes from the coding sequence atgaagaacaagaaagcCGAATCAGCCAACGGCCCCAATCCCATCGTGATGGATTCAAGTGAAGAGGTACTATATAATCAACCCGTGGTTATTGACAATGGATCTGGGCTAATTAAAGCTGGTTTCGGTGGTGAAGACAAGCCAAAATGTTACGAATACTCACTTATCGGTAAACCAAAATATAGCAAGGTTATGGCTGGGCGCTTGGATAGCGAAAGGTTTGTTGGAAACGAAGCTCAAGAGAACCGTGGATTACTAAAGCTGCGCCGTCCTTTGGAGCATGGTGTTGTAACTGATTGGAATGGGCTAGAGGAGTTGTGGTCTTACGTATTCGAAAAAGGTTTACAATTGAAGAGTTTACAAGATCATCCAGTATTGGTAACGGAAGCGCCACTaaatccaagaaaaaatagagaaaaaaTGTGCGAATTACTGTTTGAGACGTTTAATGTTCCTGCAGTATATGTGTCAATTCAAGCGGTACTCTCTTTATATGCCAGTGGCAGAACGACAGGATGCGTTCTAGATTCTGGAGATGGTTGTTCCCATGCCGTACCAGTGTATGATGGATACACGTTGCCGTCAGCaataagaagaattgatatTGCAGGACGTGATATTACAGACTTATTACAGGTACTGATAAGAAAATCTACTGGTGTATCGTTACTTTCTAGTAGTGAGCAGGAAATAGTTCGGATCATTAAGGAAAAAGCATGCTACGTAGCACTGAACcctgcagaagaagagaagaattatCAATTGCATGGAAAACAAACTATGTTCAGACTTCCGGATGGGAAGCAAATAGAATTAGATAATGAAAAGTTCAGGGCGCCTGAAATCCTTTTCAATCCTCAATTAGTGGGATCTGAGTTTCCCAGTTTACCAGACATATTATTTGAGAGCATACAGAAAGTTGATTTAGACTTAAGGACATCACTATAttcaaatataatatttagTGGCGGAACTACTATGATACCCGGGTTTGGAGATAGAGtcttgaaagaattgaagcTGCTTTGCGAACCTCAAACAAAGATAAAGATATTTGCCCCACCAGAAAGGAAATACAGTACTTGGATTGGTGGCTCTATATTGTCAGGTCTTTCAACATTCAAGAAAATATGGGTGGCAAGAAAAGATTGGGAGGAGAACCCAGGAAGTGTGCATGCTCGATTCTTATAG
- a CDS encoding UPF0652 protein, whose protein sequence is MSSKRTLKEILDSEYVEDSDEENLKPEVGSEDELEESKETELNPDYCSECQDMKIEIICSDCDEQFCVTCFGMLHRGGKRKKHEYIKVNEDKTENKESNDSKPTTEVEQQKLQDEINSSRESSVANDVEEKKINTTGIDDKLLAQLYLHSQYIPMRLTHEERHLLRLLEAALEVSEYTDRVDILSYQSKSKRILEQLREMCSVLCGLVIASNLKVGKKLLEMKNFSDNAEWFKDIFEIGRRYKVMNPDRMRSTFGKLCYMVMDSRLPEIEDHMEFHLFKPIKTVHTFLGNPNDKGKALGVFKDKLILYATADINPTGKTRSEIQRMIKQKESAIETLASKYSSSIYSKEDIRQVLYSIGDYNAYVNTNRRPIMRMLERLEVFRDPSIQKKYSLGIQYGRQGARLTHDHERQWHYVQQSLTLWSIIQREMVHLWYIADQDLFNSSSYRLTSTGQGLNRVKPCPALYKAVHNILNECRSKCHSWVGSSVVHLGDDAVPNAMFFLDKYTQIPNILIPFDSTLLQINDLVKDDPKLRDYINAEYGSVDDLKLTILQDAFAHMFDGSGADNFYMSGSCIDGRLTSAWNHTNKISEKKYYNIFLMTRFIGFNGNQGF, encoded by the coding sequence ATGTCTTCTAAACGTACTTTAAAAGAAATTTTGGACTCCGAATATGTGGAGGATAGCGATGAAGAGAATCTTAAACCAGAGGTTGGTAGCGAGGATGAGTTAGAAGAATCAAAAGAAACGGAATTAAATCCTGATTACTGTAGTGAATGTCAGGATATGAAGATTGAAATCATTTGCAGCGATTGTGATGAGCAATTTTGTGTAACTTGTTTCGGCATGCTACATCGTGGAgggaagaggaagaagcatGAGTATATCAAAGTTAATGAGGATAAAACCGAAAACAAGGAATCAAACGATTCAAAACCTACTACAGAAGTAGAGCAACAGAAGTTACAAGATGAAATCAACAGCTCAAGGGAATCTAGTGTAGCAAatgatgttgaagaaaagaaaattaacACCACTGGAATTGATGATAAACTTTTAGCACAATTGTACTTACACTCTCAATATATTCCAATGAGGTTAACACATGAAGAAAGACATTTACTAAGACTCCTTGAAGCTGCCCTTGAAGTATCTGAATATACTGACCGTGTGGACATTCTATCTTACCAATCTAAGTCTAAGAGAATATTAGAGCAATTAAGGGAGATGTGCTCTGTTTTATGTGGTTTAGTTATAGCGTCCAATTTGAAGGTTGGAAAGAAGCTTTTGGAGATGAAGAATTTCAGCGATAATGCAGAATGGTttaaagatatatttgaaattggaagaagatataAAGTCATGAATCCAGACCGTATGAGGAGTACCTTTGGTAAACTTTGTTATATGGTGATGGACTCTAGACTACCGGAAATTGAAGATCACATGGAATTCCATTTGTTCAAACCTATTAAGACTGTCCATACCTTTTTGGGAAATCCTAATGACAAAGGTAAAGCTTTAGGAGTCTTTAAAGATAAGTTAATACTTTATGCAACTGCTGATATTAACCCTACAGGTAAGACAAGATCAGAGATCCAAAGAATGATCAAACAGAAAGAATCTGCAATTGAGACTTTAGCCTCCAAATACAGTTCATCCAtctattccaaagaagatattCGCCAAGTTCTTTATTCAATTGGTGATTACAATGCATATGTGAATACAAACAGAAGACCAATCATGAGAATGCTCGAAAGACTTGAAGTCTTCCGTGATCCTTCCATTCAAAAAAAGTATTCTCTTGGAATTCAATATGGCCGTCAAGGGGCAAGGTTGACCCATGACCACGAGAGACAGTGGCATTACGTTCAACAGTCCTTGACGTTATGGTCAATAATTCAAAGAGAAATGGTACATCTCTGGTACATAGCAGACCAGGATTTGTTCAACAGCTCCTCATACAGATTGACCTCCACTGGTCAAGGTTTGAATCGTGTTAAACCTTGCCCCGCTCTTTACAAAGCAGTCCACAACATTTTGAATGAATGTAGATCCAAGTGTCACTCTTGGGTCGGCTCTTCTGTGGTTCATTTGGGGGATGATGCTGTCCCTAATGCGATGTTCTTCTTAGACAAATATACTCAAATTCCAAATATATTGATCCCATTCGATAGCACCTTATTACAAATCAATGATCTTGTCAAGGACGATCCTAAGTTGAGAGATTACATCAATGCAGAATATGGATCTGTGGACGATTTAAAATTAACAATATTACAAGATGCATTTGCTCATATGTTTGATGGATCAGGTGCAGACAATTTCTACATGAGTGGATCATGTATCGATGGTAGATTAACTTCTGCTTGGAATCACACGAACAAAATttcagagaagaaatacTACAATATTTTCTTAATGACAAGATTTATTGGTTTCAACGGAAATCAAGGATTCTAA
- the KTR3 gene encoding mannosyltransferase KTR3, translating into MQPKKKLLPKSAFLVKKYERHFRILFIAFITVLCFVFFTRSGPVPAENSANLGTPSAVNNAKTPAEQAKTAPPPPPPVSGGSAATSKKQLLMPFADKQQGIVYPEDDGVREKATMVTLARNSDLWNLVTSVRHVEDRFNKNYHYDWVFLNDEPFNEEFKKVMTSLVSGTAKFGLIPKEHWSFPDWIDLDKAAAARKKMGAEGIIYGDSVSYRHMCRYESGFFWRHELLDEYEWYWRVEPDIVLYCDINYDVFKMMKQNNKKYGFILSVSEYESTIPTLWETTQNFMKEYPQYVKEKNMMDFVSNDKGQTYNMCHFWSNFEIASLDLWRSPAYRAYFDYLDKAGGFFYERWGDAPVHSIAASIFLEPEEFHFFDGIGYYHPGFTSCPVEEQVRLHNKCICDPSKDLTWAQSYFCTRKYFKVRGLQVPEEVR; encoded by the coding sequence ATGCAACCgaaaaagaagctcttGCCCAAGTCCGCATTTCTTGTGAAGAAATATGAACGTCATTTCAGGATTTTATTCATTGCTTTCATCACGGTCCTATGTTTCGTGTTCTTTACACGGTCCGGGCCTGTACCCGCAGAGAACTCAGCAAACCTAGGGACTCCAAGTGCAGTAAATAATGCTAAGACGCCAGCTGAGCAGGCAAAAActgcaccaccaccaccaccacctgTTTCTGGTGGTAGTGCGGCCACGAGTAAGAAGCAATTGTTAATGCCATTTGCCGATAAACAGCAAGGCATTGTGTATCCAGAGGACGATGGTGTTAGAGAGAAGGCCACAATGGTGACTCTAGCTAGAAACAGCGATTTGTGGAATCTTGTAACATCTGTCAGACACGTTGAAGACAGATTCAACAAGAACTACCACTACGATTGGGTATTTTTGAACGATGAGCCATTCAACGAAGAGTTCAAGAAGGTGATGACTTCTCTGGTGAGTGGTACCGCTAAGTTTGGGCTCATTCCAAAGGAGCACTGGTCTTTCCCAGACTGGATTGACCTGGACaaggctgctgctgctagaAAGAAGATGGGGGCTGAAGGTATTATCTACGGTGATTCCGTCTCCTACAGACACATGTGCAGATATGAATCAggcttcttctggagacATGAGTTGCTAGATGAGTACGAATGGTACTGGCGTGTCGAACCCGACATCGTGCTCTACTGTGACATTAACTACGACGTGttcaagatgatgaagcagaacaacaagaagtacGGTTTCATCTTGTCGGTCAGCGAGTACGAGTCAACGATTCCAACCTTGTGGGAAACCACCCAGAACTTCATGAAGGAGTACCCACAGTACGTCAAGGAAAAGAACATGATGGACTTTGTCTCTAACGACAAAGGGCAAACGTACAATATGTGCCACTTCTGGTCCAACTTCGAGATTGCGTCACTAGACCTATGGAGATCCCCTGCGTACCGTGCATACTTTGATTACTTGGACAAGGCTGGTGGATTCTTCTACGAAAGATGGGGAGACGCCCCAGTTCATTCCATTGCCGCTTCCATATTCCTAGAACCAGAAGAGTTCCACTTCTTCGACGGTATCGGCTACTACCACCCAGGCTTCACCTCATGCCCCGTTGAAGAGCAGGTCAGACTACATAACAAGTGTATTTGCGACCCTTCGAAGGACTTGACCTGGGCCCAATCCTACTTCTGTACCAGAAAGTACTTCAAGGTCCGTGGCTTGCAAGTCCCAGAGGAAGTAAGGTAA
- the SAY1 gene encoding steryl deacetylase, producing the protein MDLESKGSFLPVFATLRGILALMFSLFIAGWKYLQNHNKTQMERKKLFISLCCQTMSENANLTIFKYVVNPVLRVVCLGLAKRHGMTKYDSDEGKGYWVRQAQNQDSQPDKQTRKLLLYVHGGGFVCDLLPTSLASIRILSNELDQNTAALALNYPLFSKCTDLNEYIWKEYCKLASQYSEVNLVGDSCGGHLILNIMLRCHRENYANRPSTAIAISPWCNILDTNTIDLDAIQGFNVDLLNRETLVTYQHSYLNEEEPPLTQDSWLINTNNTAAETWQDILQRTRLLVNYGECEVFKIQVEQFLAHIGSNPNLVVQRQKNGFHTEPLIMSDKKVLKSWRDFILAAPSEEKVNQVP; encoded by the coding sequence ATGGATTTAGAGAGTAAAGGTTCTTTTTTGCCTGTTTTTGCAACTCTAAGAGGCATATTAGCATTGATGTTTAGTCTGTTTATTGCCGGATGGAAGTACCTGCAGAATCACAACAAGACCCAGATGGAGAGAAAAAAGCTTTTCATCTCACTCTGTTGCCAGACAATGAGTGAGAATGCCAACTTGACTATTTTCAAGTACGTGGTGAATCCTGTATTGCGAGTAGTGTGTCTTGGTCTAGCTAAACGACACGGAATGACGAAATATGACTCTGATGAAGGGAAGGGCTACTGGGTAAGACAAGCTCAGAATCAAGATTCGCAGCCGGATAAGCAAACACGGAAGTTGCTTCTATACGTCCATGGAGGCGGGTTTGTATGTGATTTATTGCCAACGAGCTTAGCGTCCATTCGCATTTTATCGAATGAACTAGACCAAAATACAGCGGCATTAGCACTAAACTACCCGCTATTCAGCAAGTGCACGGATCTCAACGAATATATATGGAAGGAGTACTGCAAGCTGGCATCGCAGTACTCGGAAGTCAATCTCGTTGGTGATTCATGCGGAGGCCATCTTATTCTAAACATTATGCTAAGATGTCACCGCGAAAATTACGCGAACCGGCCAAGCACGGCCATCGCCATATCACCCTGGTGTAATATCCTAGATACAAATACGATAGACCTAGATGCTATCCAGGGTTTTAATGTCGACTTGCTCAACCGTGAGACCTTAGTGACATACCAGCATTCATACTtaaacgaagaagaaccgCCGTTGACTCAAGACTCATGGCTCATAAACACTAACAACACCGCGGCCGAGACCTGGCAAGATATCCTACAGCGCACTAGACTACTGGTAAACTACGGGGAATGCGAGGTGTTCAAGATCCAGGTAGAGCAATTCTTAGCACATATTGGATCCAATCCAAATCTAGTCGTTCAGCGACAAAAAAATGGGTTCCACACAGAACCACTTATCATGAGCGACAAGAAAGTCTTGAAGTCGTGGAGAGATTTCATACTAGCAGCTCCAAGCGAGGAGAAGGTCAACCAAGTCCCTTAA
- the LDH1 gene encoding triacylglycerol lipase — MGFYHYPTPLSGIPTDKVVEKYNGNNHKLNEQVLSNAKDFHNEIVESHLDVVEVPIKGKSVQIQTCHNIRSEVRNEKFVLMIHGLGGNLTHFEPLISRFSEDNTPFITLDLPGFGDSGNLDRYDMNDVTSVICELVYKVCHQHQFKSVDIIGHSMGCILAAHVSKKIKYKCAQLIFLGTPPMENKALQNPLVRLILKLLWFFPGIFDFYRVKFDQSKGLDSSGIRKFYYRSGNTYGKLYQFYRNIQIKSKTLVGYFLGWHDVQLSELNADVPIHLIHGDKDEVCTLEKLQKWTRLENSTLDVIPDCSHNCLLDATSETLELINKYLQIGK; from the coding sequence ATGGGTTTCTATCATTATCCAACGCCATTGTCAGGTATACCTACCGATAAAGTTGTAGAAAAGTACAATGGGAATAATCACAAGTTAAACGAACAAGTACTCTCAAATGCAAAAGACTTCCACAATGAGATAGTAGAATCACACCTAGATGTAGTTGAAGTACCTATAAAAGGTAAAAGTGTCCAGATTCAGACCTGTCACAATATAAGGAGCGAAGTACGAAATGAGAAATTCGTTCTTATGATCCATGGACTGGGTGGGAACTTGACACATTTCGAACCTCTAATAAGTAGGTTTAGCGAGGATAACACTCCTTTTATCACCTTGGATCTCCCGGGCTTTGGAGATTCGGGAAATCTAGATCGCTATGACATGAATGACGTTACAAGTGTAATATGTGAGCTGGTCTACAAGGTATgtcatcaacatcaattTAAGTCAGTCGACATAATTGGCCACTCTATGGGGTGTATCTTAGCTGCCCATGTATCTAAAAAGATAAAGTATAAATGCGCTCAATTAATCTTTCTTGGAACTCCTCCGATGGAAAATAAAGCACTACAAAACCCTTTAGTCAGGCTGATATTAAaacttctttggtttttccCCGGAATATTTGATTTCTACAGAGTGAAATTCGATCAGAGCAAAGGTTTAGACAGTAGTGGAATTCGGAAATTTTATTACCGCTCGGGAAACACGTATGGAAAATTGTACCAGTTCTAcagaaatattcaaataaaGTCAAAGACCCTTGTGGGATACTTTCTGGGATGGCATGACGTGCAACTTTCAGAATTAAATGCTGACGTTCCTATACACCTTATACACGGTGATAAAGATGAAGTATGTACTTTGGAAAAGCTTCAAAAATGGACAAGGCTAGAAAATAGTACTTTGGATGTGATTCCTGACTGTTCGCACAACTGCTTGCTAGACGCTACGTCGGAGACGCTAGAATTAATAAATAAGTACCTTCAAATAGGAAAATAG